AATGGGCTTAGGGCTGGTGGTGCCTTTAGGTAATTGGGCATTCTCTCGAGTATCCTTTCCTCGTAGGTGGGTACGTACTCATTCTGATAGAATATGCCAATGGGTATCCTATCACCCCACTCCATAGCCTTCATGAATGCCTGGGTAACCTTCTTGGTAACCTCCTCCTCACTGGGGCTCCTAACCACAGGGTCCCAGTTGGGGTCGCTCTCTAGCTTGTAGATCCTGGCCTCATACCACTCCTTAGTGTTTATGTCGTTGTACGTGGGGCACGGCTGTAGTATGTCTATGAATGCCGACCCCCTGTGCCTAATGGCCTCCTTAATGAGGTACGCCAGGTGCTTAACATCATACGCGTAGCCCCTGGCCACGAATGTGAACCCCACGGATAGGGCCAGGACTATTGGGTTTATGGCATCGTAAATATTGGGCTTAGCCAAGGCCTTGGTCTTGATGCCCCTCCTTAGCGTGGGGCTTGCTTGGCCCTTGGTTAACCCGTAAACGCCATTGTCGTACATCAACACCGTGAAGTCCACATTACGCCTACCCGCGTGGACCAGGTGCTCCGCACCAATACCCATTAAGTCGCCATCACCCCCTATAACAATCACCTCAAGATTTGGATTAGCCAACTTAACCCCGGTGGCGTATGGGATTGCCCTACCATGCAGTGTATGGGCCCCGTTAGCATACACATAGTGTATTGTCTTTGCAGAGCACCCAATACCAGAGACAAGGAACACTTGGTGGGGATCAAGGTTGAGGTCTGCCAGGGCTTGATAAAGCGCCTGTAAAATACCATAATCCCCACAGCCTGGGCACCAATCAGGGCGTCTTCTCTTCTCCACGAAGTCCATGGGCGTGCGCTTTACGGTTATCTTTATGGTCTCAGTCATAGGCGAAATGTCAAACGACCACTTAATAAAGCTAACCCCGAAGGCAACCTGGGTTGAGCGTGGCGCAGTGCGTAATGAATTTAATGAATTAATTACTACCATGAGGTGTGGGTTACTTCTACGGATTCTTCATACGAAACCTGGACCTAAGGGATCTATTAAGGGGACTGCCCGTGGTTCCACTAGACCCTGGGAATTACCACGTAACGATACTGTACGTTGGGGATAGGAGTCCCCGTGGTGATGTGGGTGTTAGGCTACGGAGTGCTTTAACTAGGTTTGAGTGCTTTAACGTGGAGTTAGGGGGATTAATACTCCTACCCAGTGAGTCCAAGCCCAGGGTTTTGGCCATGGATATCCTGGACCAGGGCAATGGCTTGGTTAGGATACGCAGTGCGATACTAAATATACTAAATGACTTTGGTGTTAACGTTAGGGATAGGTTCATTGGGGAGTTCAGGCCCCACATGACCATAGGGTACATTAGGAGTAAGGTTGATCCCTGGAGCCTGAAACAAATGATAAACGAAATCGAAATACCCAGGATGGGGCCTATAAACGTAAGGAAAATATCACTGATACAGGCACGGGGCGAATTTTACAGAGAGGTTGAGGGTTATGACTTAACATGCCCAGCCTAATCATTAAACCGCTGTATGGTGATTACGGGCCTAGCATCCGCACCAATAATCCTAACCACAAACCGAACATTGCCCAGGGGGCCGAGTAGGAAATTGCAGTTTCTAAATGGGCATACGGATTGTTTATGGACGCTAATGGCCTTATTACCTGGCATGTATTTTGCATTAACCAGCATTATGCCATCCATAGTATGCGAACGTACTGGCCAGGGTAAAACTCGGCGAGATACTATACATGGGTAATTCAAAGGAGGTAAAGATAAAGGTCAGCGTAGTAATGAAGTTAAGAGATGAATTGATGCGCGTAGTCCACACCAATCACCCCAACTCACCGAGCCCCTAAAAACCACCAACCACACCCGTATCGGGGTGTGGTTGGTGGTTACTGTGATGGCTCTCCAAAGCCAATGCCGCTGGCGTTGGCTTTGGAGAGCTTGACTCACGTGATGAGGGACTTCTAGATGAGGGGTGATTGAGTGCCGAGACCTGATACCCAGCGTCTCGGCGCGGGCGGGGACGGCCCGCCCCACCAATTGTGGGGTTGAGAGGGGCGGTATGCCGTCCCCGCGTGTGGGAGGGAGGTCCGTGGGCTGTGAGGGGGTTGGGGTGGTTGGTGTGGATCTGGGTCTTACTAGGTCCGTGTTTTCCGTGGTTGGTGATGGAGCCTCTGATTTGTTTAGTATTGTGGTGGGTGGTTTGGAGGCTAGGGGTGTTCCTGTGAGGCTTATTCGCGCTAATGGTTACTTCGTATTTGATGTTACATACCCAAGTGTTGATTATTACAGGGGGTCTGAGGTTGTGTTTAATTTGTTTGAGAGAGTTGTTTCGGTTATACGTAATGCGTTTGAAATGGCTAGTAGGTGGTATGGTGTGGTTACTGCGTTATCCCTAGAGAATTTATTAAGTGATAAGGGGCTTGCGAGGGGTATTGCCAAGACCTGGAGGTTATTATTAATGGCCTTATATAACAATAAGGGGGCTGTGGAGGAGGTTGCCTCGTACTTGGGCGATGCTAGGGCTTCGATTTGGTGCTATGACCAGTGGCTTACGTACAATGGGCACGTACTTAACCTCCCAGGCTCTAACTCATACGTGGTTCTCGTAAGCCCTGAGTACAGCAGTAGTTTATGCCCATCCTGCACCAGGTACCTGGGCCCCGTTAGAAGGGGTGTGGAGGTTGTGCGCCCAAGGTGTGGGTTTAGGGGTGATGCCGATGTTGTTGGCTCTTTGAATATAGCGGCCAGGGGTTGTTGTGTTTTGAGGAGGTACCTGGGTGGTAAATCATGACCGAGCTAAAAATCCCTAGAGGTGCCCTGGGCCCCTCATTCAATGTGTTCAGGACCCTGTCTTGTCCGCCGGGGTTATTGAGTACCCCCAAAATACTCAGTGTCCCAGGTACTTGCTTAGGGCATTATTTATTGCGTCGCTGACAGCGTTTATTATGGCTTTGCCTATTGCTGTGGCGGGTCCCGCATATTTATTATCATCACCACTGGGTGCTATTACGGCTATTGCGTCTGATACGGTACCATGGATTCCCAACCTACTGCCTAGAGTTACTGCCTTGACCTCGCTGGTTATTCTTAATGCGTCGACTAGGGCTGTTTGTGTGAGTGGTTTGTTTATTATTACGGCTATGTTTATTGTCGATGGTGCGTAGGTACTTCGTTGGTTCCTTGGGGTTTCGTTTATGTTGTATGTGTTTGTGAGGCCCATGGTTATTGAAACAGCCACTGAGTTGTCTGGGAGTGTGTAGAGTGTGTGGTTTCTGGGTAGTTCCGTTGCTGTGAGGAAGGTTATTGCGTGGTTGTGGTCAATGCCCAACTCATTGCATGCCCTCTCAACCTCATTGATTGGGTCTTGGTTGAAGTCCGTGGGGACTTGGTGGTGGATCACGTGCCTGATGCCGTTTCTTAATCCGCCATCTACCGTACTACTCAGGGCTGTGTACTCCCCGTCTAATTCAATGATTACATTATTGCCCGTGAACCTTGCCCTCACAGTGCGGTGGTTCCTGGCATTGTTAATTAAAGGTTTCTTTTCAATCACCGCCTATGCTCTCCTCGCGTCCATGCCTCACAATCCTTATCCTCGTCTTTAGGGGTATGTGCATTCCCAATCTCTCGAGTATTTGATATAGTTCGTGATCCTGTAATTCACCCAATTGCCCATTCATGTGCAACTGAACTAGTTGCTTGAATACCTCTACCGCGGTGTCTCCGTATAGTTCTAGGGCATTATTTATTATCTCATTGGCTCTTTCACCCTTGGTTATCTGCCTAATCATTGCTATTACATCGTTCCTCGTTAATTCCCTCCTCCTCTCAACACTCTTCCCCGCGGCTTTGCTCATTATTTCCATCATCATCCTCCTAAGGATTCTCTCCCTCTCCTCATCGGACACGGCTAATTGATTGGTTATTGGGGCTTATAAACCTTGATCTTCACGTGGGAATGGCTTATTAATGAGTGTGTGGTGGTAATAATGTGGATTTCCTAGTGAGTGTGAGGCCTGGGCGTGGTGTTGTGAGGGTGGGCGTGCCCGTGGAGTTGGATATTAGGGATTACCTGAGGGTGCATGGTGATGAGTTCTTACCGTTGCTTGCCATAGAGCTTGAGGATCTTGGTCTTGATGTGAGGCAGGTTAGGGTGGGCACCTTGGGTGGGCGTGGTGCTGTGGAGAGGTACCTTAGGCTCCTGGATTATTTGAATACGGAGGTCATGGTGGCCAGTATGGGGGTTAGTGATAATGAGGGGGTTGTTGATGTGTTGGATGAGGCATCCATGTACGGTGTCAGGGTTATTTGGGAGTTTGGTAGGAAGTCCCTTAATAATGTGGATAGGGTTTTCGAGATATCCAGGGAGGTGGAGCCCCATAGGCTTAACATAGCGCTTCATGTGGCTAGGGAGAGGAGCCTTAGGGATTTCCTTAGGAACTTCATACTCATGAGTGGTTATGTAAAGGTTATTTATTACAGTAATAAGCGTGGTGGTAACTTCGGACTCCCGGTCTTTGATGGCATTATTGATTACCTAAAACTCACCAAGATACTGCAAATGCTTAAGTACGACGAATCCCTAGTACTAAGCTACTCCCCTGAGTATGCCCAGAGGTATAATGAGGATCTTGAGGCCCTTAGTACATTTATAAACTCCCCCGGCGATGTCGATAAGAGGTTGAGTAAGGCATTGGAGAATTTAATGAATAAGATAATGAGCGAACAATCACTCACTTAGCACCTTAACCAACCTACCCCTAATCC
This is a stretch of genomic DNA from Vulcanisaeta thermophila. It encodes these proteins:
- a CDS encoding zinc ribbon domain-containing protein, which codes for MVGVDLGLTRSVFSVVGDGASDLFSIVVGGLEARGVPVRLIRANGYFVFDVTYPSVDYYRGSEVVFNLFERVVSVIRNAFEMASRWYGVVTALSLENLLSDKGLARGIAKTWRLLLMALYNNKGAVEEVASYLGDARASIWCYDQWLTYNGHVLNLPGSNSYVVLVSPEYSSSLCPSCTRYLGPVRRGVEVVRPRCGFRGDADVVGSLNIAARGCCVLRRYLGGKS
- a CDS encoding 2-oxoacid:ferredoxin oxidoreductase subunit beta; this translates as MDFVEKRRRPDWCPGCGDYGILQALYQALADLNLDPHQVFLVSGIGCSAKTIHYVYANGAHTLHGRAIPYATGVKLANPNLEVIVIGGDGDLMGIGAEHLVHAGRRNVDFTVLMYDNGVYGLTKGQASPTLRRGIKTKALAKPNIYDAINPIVLALSVGFTFVARGYAYDVKHLAYLIKEAIRHRGSAFIDILQPCPTYNDINTKEWYEARIYKLESDPNWDPVVRSPSEEEVTKKVTQAFMKAMEWGDRIPIGIFYQNEYVPTYEERILERMPNYLKAPPALSPLMGPNGETIVNIEDIIREKEIW
- a CDS encoding adenosylcobinamide amidohydrolase; protein product: MRARFTGNNVIIELDGEYTALSSTVDGGLRNGIRHVIHHQVPTDFNQDPINEVERACNELGIDHNHAITFLTATELPRNHTLYTLPDNSVAVSITMGLTNTYNINETPRNQRSTYAPSTINIAVIINKPLTQTALVDALRITSEVKAVTLGSRLGIHGTVSDAIAVIAPSGDDNKYAGPATAIGKAIINAVSDAINNALSKYLGH
- a CDS encoding 2'-5' RNA ligase family protein — protein: MGYFYGFFIRNLDLRDLLRGLPVVPLDPGNYHVTILYVGDRSPRGDVGVRLRSALTRFECFNVELGGLILLPSESKPRVLAMDILDQGNGLVRIRSAILNILNDFGVNVRDRFIGEFRPHMTIGYIRSKVDPWSLKQMINEIEIPRMGPINVRKISLIQARGEFYREVEGYDLTCPA
- a CDS encoding DNA-binding protein translates to MSDEERERILRRMMMEIMSKAAGKSVERRRELTRNDVIAMIRQITKGERANEIINNALELYGDTAVEVFKQLVQLHMNGQLGELQDHELYQILERLGMHIPLKTRIRIVRHGREESIGGD